The following is a genomic window from Euzebya rosea.
TCAGCTGGGCGGCGTTCGAGGTGATGCACCGATGAGAATCGCGAAGCTGCTTTCGGCCGGCCTGACCACGATCCTGCTGGTGCCCCTGCTGGCCACGGGCGCCAGCGCCGGTGAGCCCGGTGACATCGTCGCCCGCCTCGCGGCAGGGGTCGACCCCGCCGCCATCGCCGCGGCCAGCGGCACCACCGTCGTCGAGCCGGTACTCGCGTCCCGCAACGTCTGGCGGTTCAGGTCCGACCACGACGCCCACAAGGCCGCCGACAAGATCAAGGGCCAGCGCGGCGTGGCCTACGCCGAGGAGGACATCACCGGATCGATCCCCGAGGCCGGCGGACGCATGAGCGGGTGGAACGACGGCGAGGCACGCGCCGTGCCCAGCACCGAGGAGGACTTCCGCAGCCAGCCGGCCGTCGGACTGCTCGACCTCGCCACGGCGCACGAGCAGACCCACGGCGCGGGCGTTCGGGTTGCGGTGCTGGACACCGGCGTCGACCCGAGCGCCGTCCCCTTCGTCACCCTGGACGGGGGCTGGGACCTCGTCGACGACGACCCGGACACCAACGAGGTCGCCAACGGCGTGGACGACGACGGTGACGGGACGGTCGACGAGGCGCACGGACACGGCACCCACATCACCGCCATCGTCGACCTCACCGCTCCGGATGTCACCGTCGTGCCCTTCCGCGTCCTCGACGCCGAGGGCATGGGCAGCAGCTTCCTCGCCGCCGAGGCGATCTGGATGGCCCTCGAGCAGGGGGTGGACATCATCAACATCAGCTTCGGTGCGGGGGAGAAGTCCAAGGTCCTCGAGCGTGCCGTCAAGGACGCCGAGGACCAGGAGGTCGTGATCGTCGCCGCGGCCGGCAACAGCGGCACCGACGAGAAGCACTACCCGGCGGAGTTCGACGAGGTCATCGCGACCGCGGCGCTTGCAACGGACGGCACCGTCCTCGCCGGGTTCTCCAGCCGCGGGGGCTGGGTGGACATCTCCGCCCCGGGTGAACACATCGTCGCTCCCGTCCCGGGCGGCGGGTGGGCGAGCTGGAGCGGGACGTCGATGGCCGCACCGTTCATCAGCGGCCAGGCCGCGCTGCTGCTGGCCCTCGCCCCCGACATGGACGCCGACGATGTCTGGAAGGCCCTCAAGGAGGACGCGCTCGACGTGGAGGACGGCGGCAAGGGGCTGGTCCAGCTCGTCGCGTCGATCGGATGGGTCCACGAGCACTACCTCGACGGCTGAGGGCGGCGGTTCCGTCCGCTCGTTAGCGGCTCGTTAGCGGGCCTTCGTACCGTCACCTTCTCGGGGTTGTCGTCGCGAGGAGGCCCGTGGTGAAGCGTTCGCTGCTGTTCGTCGTCGTTACCGCTGTGCTGGCGCTGGTCGGCGTCGTGCCGGTCGTCGCGGGGGAGGACGATCCGTTCCCTCCCGACACCATCGCGGTCGGGTTGGCGGAGTCCTCCACGCCGAACGTCGACGTGACCGTCGAGCTGTCGAGGGCGACGTTCCCCGACGGCGGGGCACGGACGGTGCTGATCGGCCGCGAGGACGTGTTCGCCGACTCCCTGGCCTCCGGGGTGCTGCAGGACGAGGGGCCGTTGCTGCTGGTGCCGACCGACGGGCCGGTGCCGGCCCGGACGATGGCGGAGATCCGTCGGGTCGGGGCGACTGATGCGGTGGTGCTGGGTGGTGAGTCGGCGGTCTCCTCGGCGGTGGCCGACGAGCTGGCTGCCGAGGGTCTGACGGTCCAGCGGCTGTCCGGGCCGACGCGGATCGAGACGGCCATCGATGTGGCCCGCCAGCGGCCGTCGGCGACGACGGCCATCCTGGCCCGTGCCGGTGGGGTGGAGGGCAACCCGAGCAGCGGGTTCGCCGACACCCTGGCGGCCGGTGGCTGGGCAGCCGCGGAGGGCTGGCCGGTGCTGCTGACCCAGACCGACCAGCTGACGACGTCGACGCGGGAGTACCTGGCGTCCTCGGCGATCACGACGGTCAACATCGTCGGGGGGACCGCGGCGATCGGGCAGGCGGTGGAGGACGCGCTGCGGGGGATGGGGTTGTCGGTGACCCGCGTCTCGGGCGCCGACCGTGCCGCCACGGCGCTGGCGATCGCCGACGCGCGAGGGCTGGGTCAGGCGGCCGATGTCGAGCGGATCATCCTGGTCGACGGCTTCTCCGAGGACGCGTGGGCGGCCGGCTTCGGTGCCGCGGCCCAGTCCGCCGGCGGTGCGGTGGACGCCGACTCGGGTGACCGCGAGGGTGCGCCGGCGCCGCTGGTGCTGGGCAACGTCGACTCGTTGCCGCCGGCCACGGTGGAGTACCTGCAGCCCGGTCCCGCGGCGATGACGTGTGCGGTCACGCTGCAGGTGTGTGACGCCGGCCGTGTGGAGGTCGGCTTCGATCCGGTCATCGTGGTCGAGGTCCCCGTCGGGGCGCTGGTCTACGGCACCGCCGTCGGCGACGCCGGCCAGGTGCGGGCCGCGTCCTTCGACGGCACCGACCTCGGCTTCGTGTACACCTGCCCGCAGGGGGAGTGCGGCGAGATGGACTGGTTCCGCGAGGGCGACTTGATGGCCCTCCACGAGACCGGCACGGCCGTGTCCTACTTCGTCGTCGACGCCGGCCGGCCGATCCTCGCCGACCGCCGCCAGAACGATCAGGTCAGGGACGTCGTGGAGCTGTCCAGCGCCACGGACCGTCGTGTCATCTACCACCAGCGGTCGACGCAGTGCACGGGCACACCGCTGCAGGCCGGCGGTGGCTGCAACGGCGGGGTCAACGCCCTCGACCGGGTGATCTCCACGCTGCAGGCCGCGGGCCCGCATGCCGGGGCCCCGGACGCCGCCGAGCGGTCAACCGCCCTCTACCGCACCGCCGACGGTCGGATGGTGCTGCTGACCATCCGCAGCTTCGACGGCTTCGACAACGCCGACGCCCAGGTGCAGATCCGGCCGGGGGCCGCGCTGATCGGTGCGGCGCTCGATCCCGCTGGCAGCGGCGACATCGCCATCGTCGACGCCGTCGCCGGCGTCGGGGTCCTCCGGATCGCGCCGTGGCCCGACGGCGAGGTCGTCCAGCCCGAGCTGGTGGCCGTCTCCGACCCCCACTGGTTGCCCGACGGCGAGACCGTCGTCCTGGTCGCCGAGGACGGTGGGACCACCCGGCTCGTCGCGGTCGCCGCCGCCACGGGTGAGGTGGAGGTGCTGGTCGACGATGCCGGGCCCGACGTCGCCGAGCGCGTCGAGGCCGACGCCTCCGGGACGCTGATCGCCTGGCGGACCGGCAACACCATCCGCGTGCTGAACACCACGACCGGCGACGTGGCCACCGTGACCCCGCCGGCCGGACAGACGATCACCGGCGGCCCGTCCTTCCGCCCCTCGCGCTGACCCGCCGGCGCCGGCCATCCGCGCAGGCGGACGGGTGGCCAGCGCAGGAGTGGTCGCTATACTCCGTCGCTAGTCACCATTCGGTGGCGATCATCTCGTGCCCGTTCGGTGTTTCTCACCGGCACGGCGGGTGATCCCAGGAGGGCCAGGACGGCGTCGGCTCCGACGCTCGGCCAGGTACCCCGGACTGCGAGCAGCGCAGCCCACCCGGCGGGACACGACCACGACGAGGAGCAATCACAGATGCCCAAGGCACCCCTGCCCAACAAGGAAGAGATCCTCAAGGAGTACGCCACCCACGAGGGTGACACCGGCTCCCCCGAGGTGCAGATCGCGTTGCTGACCGGTCGGATCAACCACCTGACCGAACACCTCAAGACCCACGCGAAGGACCACCACTCCCGGCGCGGCCTGCTGATGCTGGTCGGCCAGCGGAGGAACCTCCTCGGCTACCTCCAGCGCAAGGACATCGAGCGCTACCGCTCGCTGATCCAGCGGCTCGGACTGCGCCGCTAGCACGCCTCGACGGCGCCGGAACCCCTCGGGGCCGGCGCCGTTCGTCGATTTTCTTCGGCACGGACCGTGCCGCAGGACCCGACGGCATCGCACCCACGGGTGCACATCGACAACTGCATACGAACCCACAACTGCATACGACCTACGAGACGATCGCCCCCACTTCGGGCACCGAAGCGCTCTCGGTTGTCAGTGGCCACCCGCCAGCACGCCCCCAGGACGCTGGCGTGTGACCACTGAGAACCGGGGCTGGAGATCCGCCCCCTGACAGGGCAGTCGTCTCGTGCTTCACCAACCACCCCGCGGCGCACCGATAGGCGTGCGTAGAAGGACAACACGCGGGACGAAAGGCAACACCACATGACGAAGCTCGGTACCTACTCCGCGTCTGCCACTGTCGGCGGCGTCGAGATCACCATGGAGTCCGGCAAGCTTGCCGGCCAGGCCGGCGGCTCTGTCGTCTGCCACCTCGGCGAGACGATCCTGCTGGTCACCTCGACCGGCAGCCGTGCGCCGAAGGAACACCTCGACTTCTTCCCCCTGACGGTGGACTTCGAGGAGAAGATGTACGCCGCGGGACGCATCCCCGGCTCGTTCTTCAAGCGCGAGGGTCGCCCCTCGGAGAACGCGATCCTGACCTGCCGCCTCGTCGACCGCCCGATGCGGCCGACCTTCCACGACGGGCTGCGCAACGAGGTCCAGATCCTCATCACCACCCTGTCCGCCGACCAGTCCAACCCGCCGGACGTCCTGGCCATCAACGGCGCCTCGGCTGCCACGATGCTGGCCGGCATCCCCTTCGACGGCCCGGTCGCCGGTGTTCGCATGGGCATGGACCGCGACGGCAACTGGACGGTCTTCCCGACCTTCGAGTGGATGGACGAGGAGGGCGTGTTCGACCTCGTCGTCGCCGGTCGCCTGAACCCCGACTCCGGTGAGGTCGACGTCCTCATGGTCGAGGCCGAGGCCACCGAGGACGCCGTCACCAAGATCGAGATGGGTGCGGTCAAGCCGACCGAGGAAGTCCTCGGCAAGGCGCTCGAGGAAGCCAAGGGCTACCTCAAGCAGCTGTGCGACCTGCAGCTGGAGTTCGCGTCCAAGTCCCCCGAGAAGGAGACCCGCGACTTCCCGCTGTTCGCCGCCTACGACTCCCGCGTCTACGACGCCGTGGAGAAGTCGGCCGCCAAGGAGCTCGGCCGCATCCTGGTCGACGACCGGATGGACAAGAAGCAGCGGACCGACGCCATCGCGGAGCTCCGCGACCAGGCGATCGACTACGTCTTCGCCAACGCCGGTGACGTCGACGTCGCCGACGACGAGCTGGAGAAGCAGGCCAAGAACGCCTTCCGCTCGCTGGAGAAGACCCTCATCCGTCGCCGCGTCGTCAACGACGGCGTCCGCATCGACGGTCGTGGTCCGGCCGACCTGCGCGCCCTGTCCGCCGAGGTCGGCGTGCTGCCCCGCGCACACGGTTCCGGTGTCTTCACCCGCGGTGAGACCCAGGTCCTCAACATCCTGACGCTCGGCATGATGCGTGACGCCCAGCGCCTGGACACGATCGACCCGAACACCGAGAAGCGGTACATCCACCACTACAACTTCCCGCCGTTCTCCGTCGGCGAGACCGGCTTCATGCGCGGTCCCAAGCGTCGTGAGATCGGCCACGGTGCGCTGGCCGAGCGGGCGCTGCTGCCCGTCGTGCCCTCCACCGAGGTGCTGCCCTACGCCATGCGCCTGGTCAGCGAGGTCGTGTCCTCCAACGGCTCGACCTCCATGGCCTCGGTCTGCGCCTCGACCCTGTCCCTGATGGACGCCGGTATCCCGATCCACGCCCCCGTGGCCGGTATCGCGATGGGCCTCATCTCCGAGGACGGCAAGTACACGACCCTGACCGACATCCAGGGAGCCGAGGACGCCTTCGGTGACATGGACTTCAAGGTCGCCGGTACCGCCGAGTTCGTGACCGCCCTGCAGCTCGACACCAAGCTGTCCGGCATCCCCGCCCAGGTCCTCGCCGACGCGCTGAACCAGGCCAAGGACGCCCGGATGGACATCCTGGACGTCATCACGGACTGCATCTCCGAGCCCCGCAAGGAGATGAACAAGTACGCGCCGAAGGTGCACGTCGAGTACATCCCGCAGGACAAGATCGGCGAGGTCATCGGCCCGAAGGGCAAGATCATCCGCGAGATCACCGAGGAGACCGGCGCCAACATCGACGTCGAGGACGACGCCGGTCGCGGTGTGGTGCGCATCTACGCCGCCGACGGTCCCTCGGCCGACATGGCCCTGGCCCGCATCCGTGCGATCGCCAACCCCGTCGTCCCGCAGGAGGGAGAGCGCTACTACGGCACGGTCGTCAAGACCGTCGACTTCGGCGCCTTCGTCAACCTGACCCCGGGTGCGGACGGCCTGCTGCACATCTCCCAGCTGGGCGGCAACAAGCGCCTGGACCACGCGGACGAAGCCGTCAGCGTCGGTGACAAGCTGTGGGTCGAGGTCCGCGAGGTGAAGAACGGCAACAAGTTCTCCCTGGCGATCATCGAGGAGCCGACGGCCGGTGCCGCCGACGACGACGATGACGAGCCCGAGGCCGCAGCGGAGACCCAGCCGGAGACCCGCGCCGCGGAGACCCGCACGGAGGACAAGCCCGCCGAGCCCCGCGCCGAGCGCGGTGACCGTGGTCGCAGCCGCGAGCGTGGTGGCGACAGCGACGGTGGTCGGGAGCGCACGCGCACCCGCAGCCGTGACGGTGGGTCCGAGGACGGCGAAGGCCGTCGTCGCCGTCGTCGTCGCTCCTAGCACGACAGGGATCCGACATCGTGGCTGAAGGCGTCAGGATCCCCGACGGTGTTCGCCTGACCACCCTCCCCAACGGGATCAGGGTGGTCAGCGAACACATGCCGGGGGTGCGCAGCATCAGCGTCGGTTTCTGGGTGGGGGTCGGCTCGCGACACGAGCAGCCCCCTCTGGAAGGCGCCACCCATTTCCTCGAGCACCTGCTGTTCAAGGGGACGGGACGGCGTTCGGCGCTGGAGATCGCGCAGGTCCTCGACGCGGTCGGGGGCGACATGAACGCCTTCACCACGAAGGAGTACACCGCCTACTACGCCCGCTGCCTGGACCGTGACCTAGTCCGGGCGGTGGACGTGCTCGGCGACATGCTCACCTCCTCGGTCATCGAACCGCACGAGGTGGAGAACGAACGCGACGTGGTGCTGGAGGAGATCCGCATGCACCTCGACGCACCCGACGACCTGGTGCACTCCGAGTTCGCCCAGGCGTTCTACGGCGACCATCCGCTGGGCAAGGAGATCCTCGGTTCCGAGGCCTCCATGACCGCGATGTCCCGTGACGAGGTCGCGGGCTGGTGGTCGGCGCGGTACACCACCGACGTCATCACCGTGGCCGTGGCCGGCAACGTCGTCCACGACGACCTGGTCAAGCTGGTCGACGAGGCGCTGGGCGCCTACGAACCGGGCTTCCAGAGCGAGGTCGAGACGATCCAGCCGACCGCGTCTCCCACCGAACCGCTGCGGGTGCACCGCCGGCCGACCGAGCAGGCCCACCTGGTCCTCGGCGGGTCCGGGCTGCCGCGTGGCGACGACCGTCGCTGGGCCATGAGCGTGCTGAACCAGGCGCTCGGGGGAGGGATGGCCAGCCGGCTGTTCCAGGAGGTCCGCGAACGCCGTGGGCTGGCCTACAGCGTCTACAGCTACCCGGCCATGTACGCCGACAGCGGCACCTACGCGGTGTACGTCGGCACCGCTCCCGGCAAGGCCGCGGAGACCGTCGAGGTCGTCCGGGCGGAGCTGGAGAAGATGCGCACCGGCGGCATGTCCGCCGAGGAGCTCGTCCAGGCCAAGGGGTACCTGACCGGCTCGACCATCCTCGCGTTGGAGGACACCTCCAGCCGGATGACCCGGATGGGTCGCGCCATGACGACGGGGACACCCCTGCTGGGCCTCGACGAGATCATGGCCGCCATCGAGGCCGTCACGGCCGACGAGGTGGCCGAGGTCGCCGACGTCCTGCTCGGCGGACCCCAGACGATCGCTGCCGTCGGCCCCCTCGACGCCGACGACCTGGCCGCCGTCGCCTGACCCAGGTGTCCGGCCGGCGTGTGCGGCCTGACCGGCCGGCGTGTGGCCTGACCGGCCGGCGTGTGTGGCCTGACCGGCCGGCGTGTGTGGCCTGATCAGCCGGCGTGTGTGGCCCGACCGGCGTGTGCGTTGCGCCGCCCCACGGGGTGGCGATGCCACACGGGGTTGGCCAGCGTGTGCCATGGGCCACCCCCTGGGGCGGTGATGCCGCACGCCGCCGAGGGGTGTGTGCGATGGCCACCCCGTCCGGGCTGGGATGCCACACGCGGAGGCGGTGCGCTCCATGCGTCGACGGGTGTGGGGACCCGCGTGACGGGCCGTACCATTGCCCGGCCACGTCCGACGACCGCGACCGACCCACGGGGCCAGACCCGATGCTCAAGCTCTTCAACACGTTGACCCGCACGCTGGAGGAGTTCACACCGCTCCAGCCCGGCACGGTCGGCATGTACACGTGTGGGCCGACGGTCTACGCGTACGCCCACATCGGCAACATGCGTGCCTACGTGTTCTCCGACACGCTGCGACGGGCCCTGCTGTGGCACGGCTACGACGTCACCCAGGTCGTCAACATCACCGACGTGGGCCACCTGACGAGCGACGCCGACGCGGGCGAGGACAAGCTCGAGGTCGCCGCTGCGCGGGAGGAGCGGTCGATCTGGGAGATCGCCGCCCACTACACCGACGCGTTCTTCACCGACATCGAGCGGCTCGGGGTCCTCGCCCCGAGCGTCGCGCCGCGGGCCACCGACCACATCGAGCAGATGATCAAGTTCGGGGAGAAGCTGCAGGCCGACGGGCACACCTACGCCGCGCCGAGCGGCCTGTACTTCGACTCCACCACCGTCACCGACTACGGCGAGCTGGCCGGGCTCGACATCGAGGGCCTGCGCGAGGGGGCACGGGTCGAGGCGGTCGAGGGCAAGCGCAACCCGACCGACTTCGCCGTGTGGCGGTCCAGCCCCGAGGACGTCACCCGCCAGATGGAGTGGGACTCGCCGTGGGGCGTGGGTGCCCCCGGCTGGCACCTCGAGTGCTCGGTCATGAGCATGGAGTACCTGGGCAACCAGTTCGACATCCACACCGGCGGCGTCGACCACATCCCCGTGCACCACACCAACGAGATCGCCCAGAGCAAGGCGTTCCTCGGTACCGAGGACGCCACGGACTGGGTCCCGACGTGGATGCACAACGAGTTCGTGCTGTTCGGCGACGAGAAGATGTCCAAGTCCGCCGGCCGGACCCTGCTGGTGGAGGACCTGATCCAGCAGGGGTACCACCCGCGGGTCTACCGCTACCTGCTCCTCGGCTCGACCTACCGCCAGCAGCTCGGCTTCGGTGACGAGGCGATGGACGCCGCCCGCACGGCCCTGATCCGGCTGCTCGGCCGCATGCCCGACGGCATCCCCACCGACCTTCTCACCCACGAGCGGGCCGCCGAGGCGCTCACCACCGAGGAGGGGAGGGGCTACCTGGCGCGCATCCACGACGCGATCTCCAACGACCTCAACACCCCGAAGGTGCTGGCCGAGCTCCATGCGGTCGTCCGTGACGACGACCTGGACGACGCCGACCGGCGTGTGCTCCTGCAGGCCGTCGAGAGCCTGCTCGGCCTCGGCCTGACCTCCCTCACCGCGGAGGAGGTCCAGCGGCCCACCGGAGACGCCGACGACGACCTCGACACCGACGCCGTCGATGCGCTGGTCGCCGAACGCGACCGGGCCCGGGCCGACCGGGACTGGGGACGGGCCGACGAGATCCGTGACCAGCTCGCCGAGCTCGGGGTCGAGGTGCTCGACGGCGCCGACGGGTCCACGTGGCGTCGGCGGCAGTGAGGCGGCCTCTATGGTTGACCACATGTTGCGCGTAGCGGTCCTCGGAGCCCTCGGTCGGATGGGGGCCACGGTGTGCGATGCGGTGCGGGAGGACCCGGAGGTCGAGCTCGTCGCCGCGCTCGACGCCGACGACAGCCGCGAGGCGATCATCGACGCCGGCGCCGACGTCTGCGTGGACTTCACCCACCCCGACTCGGTGCGGACCAACACCGCCTGGCTGCTCAAGGCCGGCGTGCACGCCGTCGTGGGCACCACCGGCCTGACCGACGACGACCTCGAGGACCTCCGCGCCCTCACCGGCCCCGCC
Proteins encoded in this region:
- a CDS encoding S8 family peptidase, which gives rise to MRIAKLLSAGLTTILLVPLLATGASAGEPGDIVARLAAGVDPAAIAAASGTTVVEPVLASRNVWRFRSDHDAHKAADKIKGQRGVAYAEEDITGSIPEAGGRMSGWNDGEARAVPSTEEDFRSQPAVGLLDLATAHEQTHGAGVRVAVLDTGVDPSAVPFVTLDGGWDLVDDDPDTNEVANGVDDDGDGTVDEAHGHGTHITAIVDLTAPDVTVVPFRVLDAEGMGSSFLAAEAIWMALEQGVDIINISFGAGEKSKVLERAVKDAEDQEVVIVAAAGNSGTDEKHYPAEFDEVIATAALATDGTVLAGFSSRGGWVDISAPGEHIVAPVPGGGWASWSGTSMAAPFISGQAALLLALAPDMDADDVWKALKEDALDVEDGGKGLVQLVASIGWVHEHYLDG
- a CDS encoding cell wall-binding repeat-containing protein; amino-acid sequence: MKRSLLFVVVTAVLALVGVVPVVAGEDDPFPPDTIAVGLAESSTPNVDVTVELSRATFPDGGARTVLIGREDVFADSLASGVLQDEGPLLLVPTDGPVPARTMAEIRRVGATDAVVLGGESAVSSAVADELAAEGLTVQRLSGPTRIETAIDVARQRPSATTAILARAGGVEGNPSSGFADTLAAGGWAAAEGWPVLLTQTDQLTTSTREYLASSAITTVNIVGGTAAIGQAVEDALRGMGLSVTRVSGADRAATALAIADARGLGQAADVERIILVDGFSEDAWAAGFGAAAQSAGGAVDADSGDREGAPAPLVLGNVDSLPPATVEYLQPGPAAMTCAVTLQVCDAGRVEVGFDPVIVVEVPVGALVYGTAVGDAGQVRAASFDGTDLGFVYTCPQGECGEMDWFREGDLMALHETGTAVSYFVVDAGRPILADRRQNDQVRDVVELSSATDRRVIYHQRSTQCTGTPLQAGGGCNGGVNALDRVISTLQAAGPHAGAPDAAERSTALYRTADGRMVLLTIRSFDGFDNADAQVQIRPGAALIGAALDPAGSGDIAIVDAVAGVGVLRIAPWPDGEVVQPELVAVSDPHWLPDGETVVLVAEDGGTTRLVAVAAATGEVEVLVDDAGPDVAERVEADASGTLIAWRTGNTIRVLNTTTGDVATVTPPAGQTITGGPSFRPSR
- the rpsO gene encoding 30S ribosomal protein S15 — encoded protein: MPKAPLPNKEEILKEYATHEGDTGSPEVQIALLTGRINHLTEHLKTHAKDHHSRRGLLMLVGQRRNLLGYLQRKDIERYRSLIQRLGLRR
- a CDS encoding polyribonucleotide nucleotidyltransferase: MTKLGTYSASATVGGVEITMESGKLAGQAGGSVVCHLGETILLVTSTGSRAPKEHLDFFPLTVDFEEKMYAAGRIPGSFFKREGRPSENAILTCRLVDRPMRPTFHDGLRNEVQILITTLSADQSNPPDVLAINGASAATMLAGIPFDGPVAGVRMGMDRDGNWTVFPTFEWMDEEGVFDLVVAGRLNPDSGEVDVLMVEAEATEDAVTKIEMGAVKPTEEVLGKALEEAKGYLKQLCDLQLEFASKSPEKETRDFPLFAAYDSRVYDAVEKSAAKELGRILVDDRMDKKQRTDAIAELRDQAIDYVFANAGDVDVADDELEKQAKNAFRSLEKTLIRRRVVNDGVRIDGRGPADLRALSAEVGVLPRAHGSGVFTRGETQVLNILTLGMMRDAQRLDTIDPNTEKRYIHHYNFPPFSVGETGFMRGPKRREIGHGALAERALLPVVPSTEVLPYAMRLVSEVVSSNGSTSMASVCASTLSLMDAGIPIHAPVAGIAMGLISEDGKYTTLTDIQGAEDAFGDMDFKVAGTAEFVTALQLDTKLSGIPAQVLADALNQAKDARMDILDVITDCISEPRKEMNKYAPKVHVEYIPQDKIGEVIGPKGKIIREITEETGANIDVEDDAGRGVVRIYAADGPSADMALARIRAIANPVVPQEGERYYGTVVKTVDFGAFVNLTPGADGLLHISQLGGNKRLDHADEAVSVGDKLWVEVREVKNGNKFSLAIIEEPTAGAADDDDDEPEAAAETQPETRAAETRTEDKPAEPRAERGDRGRSRERGGDSDGGRERTRTRSRDGGSEDGEGRRRRRRRS
- a CDS encoding M16 family metallopeptidase, which gives rise to MAEGVRIPDGVRLTTLPNGIRVVSEHMPGVRSISVGFWVGVGSRHEQPPLEGATHFLEHLLFKGTGRRSALEIAQVLDAVGGDMNAFTTKEYTAYYARCLDRDLVRAVDVLGDMLTSSVIEPHEVENERDVVLEEIRMHLDAPDDLVHSEFAQAFYGDHPLGKEILGSEASMTAMSRDEVAGWWSARYTTDVITVAVAGNVVHDDLVKLVDEALGAYEPGFQSEVETIQPTASPTEPLRVHRRPTEQAHLVLGGSGLPRGDDRRWAMSVLNQALGGGMASRLFQEVRERRGLAYSVYSYPAMYADSGTYAVYVGTAPGKAAETVEVVRAELEKMRTGGMSAEELVQAKGYLTGSTILALEDTSSRMTRMGRAMTTGTPLLGLDEIMAAIEAVTADEVAEVADVLLGGPQTIAAVGPLDADDLAAVA
- the cysS gene encoding cysteine--tRNA ligase, translated to MLKLFNTLTRTLEEFTPLQPGTVGMYTCGPTVYAYAHIGNMRAYVFSDTLRRALLWHGYDVTQVVNITDVGHLTSDADAGEDKLEVAAAREERSIWEIAAHYTDAFFTDIERLGVLAPSVAPRATDHIEQMIKFGEKLQADGHTYAAPSGLYFDSTTVTDYGELAGLDIEGLREGARVEAVEGKRNPTDFAVWRSSPEDVTRQMEWDSPWGVGAPGWHLECSVMSMEYLGNQFDIHTGGVDHIPVHHTNEIAQSKAFLGTEDATDWVPTWMHNEFVLFGDEKMSKSAGRTLLVEDLIQQGYHPRVYRYLLLGSTYRQQLGFGDEAMDAARTALIRLLGRMPDGIPTDLLTHERAAEALTTEEGRGYLARIHDAISNDLNTPKVLAELHAVVRDDDLDDADRRVLLQAVESLLGLGLTSLTAEEVQRPTGDADDDLDTDAVDALVAERDRARADRDWGRADEIRDQLAELGVEVLDGADGSTWRRRQ